The following are from one region of the Accipiter gentilis unplaced genomic scaffold, bAccGen1.1, whole genome shotgun sequence genome:
- the LOC126036882 gene encoding olfactory receptor 14C36-like, producing the protein DLGSISTTVPKAMANSLWDTRAISYAGCAAQVFLFVFLMSAEYFLLTVMAYDRYIAICKPLHYGTLLGNRACVHMAAAAWGSGFLYAVLHTANTLSLPLCRGNAVDQFFCEIPQILKLACSDAYLREAGVLVVAVCLAVGCFVFIVLSYVQIFRAVLRIPSEQGRHKAISTCLPHLAVVSLFVSTAVIAYLKPPSISSPSLDLLVALLYSVVPPTRRSRRRREEWSRRHLREFGQKAGSNCMHQFGPASRRMSAGHGMATASCGHGQPWAEPPAPPPPPFNPSCLSEPQMVKPTAPAAQKDDSYS; encoded by the exons gacctgggctccatctccaccactgtccccaaagctatggccaactccctctgggacaccagggccatctcctatgcaggatgtgctgcacaggtctttctgtttgtctttttgatgtcagcagagtattttcttctcactgtcatggcctacgaccgctacatcgccatctgcaaacccctgcactacgggaccctcctgggcaacagagcttgtgtccacatggcagcagctgcctggggcagtgggttcctctatgctgtgctgcacactgccaatacattatCACTACCTCTCTGCcgaggcaatgctgtggaccagttcttctgcgaaatcccccagatcctcaagctcgcctgctcagatgcctacctcagggaagctggggtacttgTAGTTGCTGTCTGTTTagctgttggttgttttgttttcattgtgctgtcctatgtgcagatcttcagggctgtgctgaggatcccctctgagcagggccGGCACAAAGCcatttccacctgcctccctcacctcgccgtggtctccttgtttgtaaGCACTGCTGTGATTGcttacctgaagcccccctccatctcctccccatccctggacctgctggtggcaTTACtatactcagtggtgcctcca ACTCGGCGGAGCAGACGGAGGCGGGAGGAGTGGAGCAGGAGGCATCTGCGAGAATTTGGCCAGAAAGCTGGATCCAACTGCATGCACCAGTTTGGACCTGCATCG CGGCGCATGTCAGCTGGCCATGGAATGGCCACCGCCAGCTGCGGCCACGGCCAGCCCTGGGCAGAACCACCtgcgcccccgccaccgccctttaatccatcctGCCTCTCGGAACCACAGATGGTGAAACCAACAGCACCAGCTGCGCAGAAGGATGACTCATACTCCTGA